The genomic DNA GCTCAAGCCATGCCCGCGGAAAGCGTCCGCCTAAAGTGGAAATCAACTGGCCAAGCACACTTACAAATGTTTGGTTTTTCTGCTTTAGTCTTGAATTGAAATTAACTCTAAAACTAACATGACATTAATGGAAAACGAGTTAGATACCTCACAGTTTTGCATTGAGATTTTGGTTAGGGAAGACACGCCATGAATCTTCGACGACAAGTTGTTCTCCGGTGAGTTCAGTAACATCCCATTTAGGTGTTGCAGACATTTTTAATCTCGGGAAATGCCAATGTTTTTGATATTTTGAAGAGGTTTCCGCCTGGTCTTCTTTTACATCGCATGCAATGCTCTTAATGATCATTGCCTCACCTCTGAACCTTTTAAAATAAGTTAGCAGATCTTAAAAAATGTAAGAAATCACTTTACCTCACCTTGGGCAGTTGCCTGTTCCCACTCACTTAAATACATCATTTCTGATTCATTATAAGTATCAATTTCAACTGGACAAATAAATTCTAAAGAATTTCTATCTGGATCATGAAAATAAATTGCTGCATGGGCTTGCGGTGGATTATCTAGAACAATAGGCTCCTTAGGTGCAAATCCAAAGTTTTCACGCATCACAATGCCGCGGCTTGACAGCCAATCTTTTGCTTTCTTAATGTCATTCAGTTCGACCCGAAACGCAATATGTCTCAATGAAGGATGATAAGGTGTTTGAAACTCCTCACCCTCCCATAAACCAATCCAACTTTTCCCTTTTTCAATCCAAAAGAATGCAATCCCCGACTTATTCCTATAGGCCAATTCCAATCCGATATTTTGATAAAATTCAATAGATTGGTTAAGATCACTCACCGGTAAATGGGCTTCATACAGTCCCTGAATCATCAAATGCCTCCCTGATTTCGTTTACTCTAGTTTATCAGCCAAACAAGCATCGTTCTTCAGACGAAATCGTGAGGTTTTCTACAACTTTGTACCGAGATGTACGGAAGTCTTTACATTAAAAAAGCTTGGACCGTTATGATCCAAGCATTCCTTTATATTTTTCGCACTCTGTTTTTAACATCAAAAGTAATAACCTACATATTCAGGTTCAGGTTACCTCGGTTGATTAAATTCAATCAAATTACCGTCAGGGTCAGCGACATACACTTGATGCCACGGTGTCTTATTATTTGGCTTATCCAAGTAGGGGATAGAGAAGTTGTCTAGCTTTTGTATCAAGGCATCAATGTCATTGACTCGAATCGCAAAATGCCCGTCCCGGCTGTCCAATTCATCCGTGCCCCGGAAAGCTTTCCCTTGCTCATATTTAATTAGATGAAGTTGTGTGGTGCCAATTTGATACCATGCCCCCGGAAAATCAAAATCCGGTCTATTTGGACTTTCTTCAAAGCCAAGGACATTACTGTAAAAGTGCTTAGATTGGTCAATGTCAGTCACCAACAACGAAACATGGTGAATACCTTCGTACATCCTCATCACATCCTTATCTAAAATAATATGTAGGCGTTCCACTTACATGACAAAAGCATATAATAAACTGATCTTTGATGAGGAGGAATACCAATGCCAAACCACCCTCAACAACAACAGCAATACGCTCATGTCCATGGCCATAAGGGCGCGACCACTTGCCAAGATGGCCACGTCCATATGCATCCCGGTGTTACAAGCACACCCATCCAAACACCACAAGGTCATGTCCATATGCTTCAAAATGTAACGACATTTGATGACAGCCACACCCATCGTTATCAAACCTATACAAGTTCGCCTATCCCCTTACCAAATGGCTATCACACGCATTACGTTGAAGTCACAACCACTGAAGATGACGGCCATACACATACCATTAAAGGTTTTGTCGACCCGTCAAAATCGTAGAGTGTTTTCTAAAAGATTGTTACTTTTGCATGGTGCAAAAAAAGATTATATACGCTCTGCGCCGCCCGAATACACGTAGACTTCTGCGGGAAGTGCGAGTTAGGCAAGACCCCACAGGGCCACGCCCGAGGAGGCTTGCCACTCGTCCGCGGAAAGCGGAGTGTATTCGGGATGCGGTCTAAATCACAACGGTCTATACGAAAACCGTCAAATCCTAAAATAAACCCCCATTCTGTTAAAGGCGACTGCCCATCAGCAGTCATTTATTACTAAACTTCCCAAAACTTCCGGATGATCTCCCGTTGCTCGGCAGCATTTCGATGTTGTGTCAGCAAACTAACGCCGACAAAACCGATTAAAGCAAAGATTACAGGCAAAACAACACTGTGCATACCCATGGGTTCAGGAAAATACGTTGAAATAAGAATATAGGAGACAATACCAGTCGCCATCGATGTGACGGCACCATAGGCATTCCCCTTTTTCCAATAAAGTCCGAGGACAATCGGCCAAATGAAGGCCGCTTCAAGCCCGCCAAAAGCGAACAAATTTAACCAAATTAAAAGGTCAGGCGGATGGATCGCCATGATAATGACTAAGATGCCGACCATCGTCGTCACTGATACACTCAACCTTTTTACTGTTTTTTCTTCGGCGTTCGGCTTAATGTAATTAATATACACATCTTTAACTATAGACGAACTCACAACCAGCAACAACGAATCAACCGTGGAAATAATCGCGGCTAACGGCGCCGCCAGTACAATGCCCGCTAGCCAATTCGGTAAAACCTCCATCGCAATCATCGGCATAACTTTATCAGCCACTTCAATACCTGGAATGACTGCTCGAGCAAATACACCGGTCAAATGCATGCCTAGCATAATGATACCAACGACAAGGGTTCCGATGATTAAGGCTTTGTGCATTGCCTTTGAATCACGATAAGCCATTGCGCGTACAGACACTTGCGGTAAACCCACAACCCCAACGCCGACGAGAATCCAAAAAGAAAATAAATATAAAGGCGATAATGAATGTTCGGCTCCAAAGGGTGAAATCAAACCTGGATTTTCAGCAGCAAGATCGGACATGATGTTAGATACACCGCCGCCAGCGACAATCGTGGCTATAAGGATAACGAGAGTACCAACCACCATTATAATCCCTTGAATCGTATCCGTAATTACATCAGCACGAAACCCACCGATCGCGACATAAATAATCAACGTTACCGCAAAAATAAATAATGCCGTCGTATAAGACAGACCCGTGATTGACTCGATCAATCGCGCACCACCAACCCATTGAGCCGCCATAGAGGAAAATAGAAAAATGACAATGCTGACCGCACAAAGAATAACAACCCATTTACTAGCATAACGTTCTTTTAGAAAATCGACTAAAGTGATGGCCTTGATTTTTCTCGCCACGATCGCAAATTTCTTTCCGAGAATGGACAGGGTGAAATAACCGGTCACGAGTTGTGACATCGCAAGTAGCACCCAGCCTAACCCAATAGAATAAGCTGCCCCAGGGCCACCGATAAAACTACTTCCACTACCGTAA from Tuberibacillus sp. Marseille-P3662 includes the following:
- the panF gene encoding sodium/pantothenate symporter, encoding MNGSIVIPLMIFLVGICLIGFYASTKLKKANSFLKEYFVGSRELGGFILAMTMVSTYGSGSSFIGGPGAAYSIGLGWVLLAMSQLVTGYFTLSILGKKFAIVARKIKAITLVDFLKERYASKWVVILCAVSIVIFLFSSMAAQWVGGARLIESITGLSYTTALFIFAVTLIIYVAIGGFRADVITDTIQGIIMVVGTLVILIATIVAGGGVSNIMSDLAAENPGLISPFGAEHSLSPLYLFSFWILVGVGVVGLPQVSVRAMAYRDSKAMHKALIIGTLVVGIIMLGMHLTGVFARAVIPGIEVADKVMPMIAMEVLPNWLAGIVLAAPLAAIISTVDSLLLVVSSSIVKDVYINYIKPNAEEKTVKRLSVSVTTMVGILVIIMAIHPPDLLIWLNLFAFGGLEAAFIWPIVLGLYWKKGNAYGAVTSMATGIVSYILISTYFPEPMGMHSVVLPVIFALIGFVGVSLLTQHRNAAEQREIIRKFWEV
- a CDS encoding VOC family protein gives rise to the protein MYEGIHHVSLLVTDIDQSKHFYSNVLGFEESPNRPDFDFPGAWYQIGTTQLHLIKYEQGKAFRGTDELDSRDGHFAIRVNDIDALIQKLDNFSIPYLDKPNNKTPWHQVYVADPDGNLIEFNQPR
- a CDS encoding VOC family protein; this encodes MIQGLYEAHLPVSDLNQSIEFYQNIGLELAYRNKSGIAFFWIEKGKSWIGLWEGEEFQTPYHPSLRHIAFRVELNDIKKAKDWLSSRGIVMRENFGFAPKEPIVLDNPPQAHAAIYFHDPDRNSLEFICPVEIDTYNESEMMYLSEWEQATAQGEVK
- a CDS encoding YmaF family protein codes for the protein MPNHPQQQQQYAHVHGHKGATTCQDGHVHMHPGVTSTPIQTPQGHVHMLQNVTTFDDSHTHRYQTYTSSPIPLPNGYHTHYVEVTTTEDDGHTHTIKGFVDPSKS